AAAGTATTGGCGGTAGGGCACGGGAATCGAACTCGCCAGGGACTGCTCTCGCAGCCCCTCACCGGTTTTGAAGACCGGGCCGGCCACCAGGTCCGGAGGCCCTACCGCTTCCGATTACCGCCGCTCCGCGCCGGTCCGTCAACCACGGTCACGGCTTGCGCGCGAACACCACGGCGTACTCGTCGCAGTTGAACAGCGCGGGCCACTGGAGCTGCTCCGGTGTCATCCGCATCGCCTTGTGCACGTCCGCGCGCACCTGGTGCAGGGACGTGCTTCCCGGATTGCGCTCCAGCTGCGTCATGCCCCGCAGCGCCACCAGCGCCGTGTTCACCGCCGGGTACACGTCATCCGCGATGGACTCCACCTTCGCGTCCTGGAACCCCGCCCGCCTGAGTTCCTCCCGGTAGCGCTCCGTCGACCAGACGTTCTCCTCCGGAAACGCAATCAGTCCCCGCCAGTAGCGGTAGCGCAGCCTGGCCCGCAGCCCCGCGCCCGACTCGCGGTCCGTCTTCTGCGCCATGTCCGCCATCACCAGCCGGCCTCCCGGCTTCAGCACCCGGAAGGCCTCGCGCAGGAAGTCCTGCCGCGTCCGGAAGTGCATCGCGGACTCCAGCGCGAACACCACGTCGAACGCTTCCGCACCCGGCAGCGCCGTCGCGCTCCCCACCTCCAGGCGGACCACGTTCTCCAGCCCCGTCAGCTTCACGCGCTCCCGGCCCACCTTCACCTGGTTCGGCGTGATGTTCACCCCGAGGATGCTCGCGGGCTTGAACTCCTCCGCCCACAGCAGGTCCTGGTCCGCGTACCCGAAGCCGCAGTCCAATACGGCATCCCCGGGCCCCAGCTTCGCCGTCCTCGCCAGGAGGCGCGCCATCTCCGCCTGCGCGGACCGGAACAGCTCCCCCACGCGCTCCACGTTGGTGTCGTCCACCTTCTCCACGTGCTTCCAGTAGCCCAGGTTGATCCAGAAGGGCTCCCGGCCCGTCGTCACCCGGATGTCGCTCGGCGTCGGCATCCCCGCCACCCAGGCGCCTGTCTCCTTTGTGTAGAAGCGCTCCGGATCCGCCAGAAACGCACTCTTCAGCCGCGTCGCGACCTGCCTCACGTTGACCATCATCGCCAGCCTCCTGGGCCTTCCATCCGACGGCCGGAACCCTAGTCCTTGTCACGGTGATTCCGGACCTGGCCTGTCTGCCGGTTTTCACTGGTGAAAGGTGCGGGGACGCCCGCCCTCC
This DNA window, taken from Corallococcus coralloides DSM 2259, encodes the following:
- a CDS encoding methyltransferase domain-containing protein, which translates into the protein MMVNVRQVATRLKSAFLADPERFYTKETGAWVAGMPTPSDIRVTTGREPFWINLGYWKHVEKVDDTNVERVGELFRSAQAEMARLLARTAKLGPGDAVLDCGFGYADQDLLWAEEFKPASILGVNITPNQVKVGRERVKLTGLENVVRLEVGSATALPGAEAFDVVFALESAMHFRTRQDFLREAFRVLKPGGRLVMADMAQKTDRESGAGLRARLRYRYWRGLIAFPEENVWSTERYREELRRAGFQDAKVESIADDVYPAVNTALVALRGMTQLERNPGSTSLHQVRADVHKAMRMTPEQLQWPALFNCDEYAVVFARKP